The following nucleotide sequence is from Solidesulfovibrio carbinolicus.
ATCCTGGCCGGGGCCGGGGTCAATCGCCTGAGTCTTGGGGTGCAGAGCTTTTCCGACGCCATGCTGAAGATCCTGGGCCGCCCCCATGACGCCAGAACGGCCCATATGGCCTTCGAGGCGGCCCGCAAGGCGGGGTTCGCCAATATCAGCCTGGACCTCATCTGGGGCCTGCCCGGCCAGCGCGAGGGGAGCTGGATGGAGGACCTGAAGGCAGCCGTGCGCCTGCGGCCGGAGCATCTGTCCTGCTACGGCCTGACCCTGGAGCCGGGCACGCCCCTGGCCGCCTCGGCCGAGGCCGGCGAGCTGGAGCTGCCGCCGGATGGCGAGCAGGGCCGCATGTACGTGCATGGGGCGGAGTTTCTGGAAGAGCAGGGCTACCTGCAATACGAAATCTCCAATTACGCCCGCATGGGTTTCCAAAGCCGCCACAATTCGGGCTACTGGGAAGGCCGGGACTATCTTGGCTTGGGGCCGGGGGCGGTATCCACCGTGGCCGGAGTGCGCCATGAAAATCCCCGCGACGTCCGCGACTGGGCCGTCCAGGCAAAGGCCGGGCGCTGCGGTGCGGGCGGGGTGGCGCTGTCGCGGGAGGAGCGTATCCGCGAACTGGTAATGCTCTCGCTGCGAACGGCCAAGGGGCTTCGGCTGGGACTGTACAAGCGGTTGACTGGAATTGATTTTCTCAAGGAAAACGAAGCGCTCGTCACCGCTTTGCGGCAAAAGGAGCTGGTACGCCTGAGCGCCGGGCATCTGCGGCTGACCAAGAACGGCTTTCTGGTCAGCAACCTCATCCTGGAGCGCCTGCGCTTCTGACAATCGCTGCCG
It contains:
- the hemW gene encoding radical SAM family heme chaperone HemW — translated: MLLYIHVPFCRSKCRYCAFVSRPLDMAEVEVYATALPLEIRHFGKKLGRPKVETIYFGGGTPTLLPPWALSRILPEITRHFDVHPAVEWTFEGNPDSALDQQYLSILAGAGVNRLSLGVQSFSDAMLKILGRPHDARTAHMAFEAARKAGFANISLDLIWGLPGQREGSWMEDLKAAVRLRPEHLSCYGLTLEPGTPLAASAEAGELELPPDGEQGRMYVHGAEFLEEQGYLQYEISNYARMGFQSRHNSGYWEGRDYLGLGPGAVSTVAGVRHENPRDVRDWAVQAKAGRCGAGGVALSREERIRELVMLSLRTAKGLRLGLYKRLTGIDFLKENEALVTALRQKELVRLSAGHLRLTKNGFLVSNLILERLRF